One Methanoculleus sp. 7T genomic window carries:
- a CDS encoding methanogenesis marker 2 protein: protein MVKDCSTDTVAQAVREYEGVTRKRVIGDMVRSLWVESPDVVASFGEDAAVIRHNAEDALLLAADGIWSKLMEADPFWAGYCAVLVNVHDIAAMGGRPVAMVDILSVTDERIRDEVTRGMVTASAQFGVPIVGGHLHPDTPYSVVDVAILGTAKMDQVIFSDTAEEGDRVVAAIDLDGRIHPSCCFNWDSVTMKSADVVRAQIRVMENLGKERLVTAGKDISNPGVIGTLGMLLEVSEKGAVIDLEAIPRPDLSALGLSFEQWVRMYPGMGFIMTVKEENVEEVCRRFAEVGISAAPIGEVNGSRRLTVRYLGRETQVFDLDRNGIMRIFTEGGACR from the coding sequence GTGGTGAAGGATTGCTCCACCGATACGGTAGCACAGGCCGTAAGGGAATATGAGGGCGTTACCCGGAAGCGGGTGATCGGGGATATGGTCCGGTCTCTCTGGGTCGAGAGCCCCGATGTCGTCGCCTCGTTCGGTGAGGACGCCGCCGTCATCCGGCATAACGCGGAGGATGCGCTGCTGCTTGCGGCAGACGGCATCTGGAGCAAACTCATGGAGGCGGATCCGTTCTGGGCAGGATACTGTGCCGTGCTCGTGAACGTTCACGATATCGCCGCCATGGGGGGCAGGCCTGTTGCGATGGTCGATATCCTCTCCGTCACGGACGAGCGGATCCGGGACGAGGTGACCCGAGGTATGGTCACCGCATCAGCGCAGTTCGGCGTCCCGATCGTGGGCGGACATCTGCATCCGGACACGCCCTACAGCGTTGTGGACGTGGCGATCCTCGGGACTGCCAAGATGGACCAGGTCATCTTCTCGGATACGGCGGAGGAGGGCGATCGGGTCGTCGCGGCGATCGACCTCGACGGCCGGATACACCCGTCGTGCTGCTTCAACTGGGATTCGGTCACGATGAAGTCGGCAGATGTGGTGCGGGCCCAGATCCGGGTGATGGAGAATCTCGGCAAAGAGCGCTTGGTTACGGCCGGGAAGGATATCAGCAACCCCGGGGTCATCGGGACCCTCGGCATGCTCCTTGAAGTGAGCGAGAAGGGCGCGGTGATCGACCTTGAGGCGATACCGCGGCCCGACCTCTCCGCGCTCGGCCTCTCCTTTGAGCAGTGGGTGCGTATGTATCCCGGCATGGGGTTCATCATGACGGTGAAGGAGGAGAACGTGGAGGAGGTCTGCCGCCGGTTCGCCGAGGTCGGGATCTCTGCGGCCCCTATCGGGGAGGTTAACGGGAGCCGGAGGCTGACCGTCAGATACCTGGGTCGGGAGACACAGGTCTTTGATCTGGACCGAAACGGCATCATGCGGATCTTCACCGAAGGAGGGGCATGCCGGTAA
- a CDS encoding replication factor C large subunit, producing the protein MDWTEKYRPQHLQDIVGNSGAVRQLYEWARDWSRQKKPLILYGKPGIGKTSSAYALANDMNWEVVELNASDQRTKAALERVAGAGSTTASLSGASRKLILLDEADNLHGQADRGGVKAIIEIIAASQQPIILIANDYYSLSRELKAATEPVQFRAPQARSIVPRLRQICAAEGVTCDPAVLDEIAGSAGGDMRAAVNMLYAAAIGKEHLEVGDIHTSAKDERSTIFQLVGGVFAGRRDADLLRMAVEVEDTPDAVEQWLEGSLDHMPDFASKAKGYACLSRADEYIGRTYRRQYYTLWRYASAVMLLGVADAAGGHGIHGRIMPPSRWQKMGASKKQKAIRAGLTRKLSGMTHIPENTLREDFFTAISILVEQDPAGYVREFQLDADELNLFIHDKARATKVVKDVAKEEKAKEKKAVGKSKKSKDDDPPEDPGEMRQDLPPGQATLF; encoded by the coding sequence ATGGACTGGACGGAGAAGTATCGGCCGCAACACCTCCAGGACATTGTGGGGAACTCCGGCGCCGTCAGGCAACTCTACGAGTGGGCGCGGGACTGGTCGCGGCAGAAAAAGCCGCTGATCCTGTATGGGAAGCCGGGAATCGGCAAGACATCGAGCGCCTACGCTCTCGCGAACGACATGAACTGGGAGGTAGTGGAACTCAACGCCTCCGACCAGCGGACCAAAGCGGCCCTTGAACGGGTTGCGGGCGCGGGTTCCACGACTGCCAGCCTCTCGGGCGCCAGCCGCAAACTCATCCTGCTGGATGAAGCCGACAACCTGCACGGCCAGGCTGACCGCGGCGGCGTGAAGGCGATCATAGAGATCATCGCGGCATCACAGCAGCCGATCATCCTGATCGCAAACGACTACTACTCCCTCTCAAGGGAACTCAAAGCGGCCACGGAGCCGGTGCAGTTCCGGGCGCCCCAAGCCCGCTCGATCGTCCCCCGCCTCCGCCAGATCTGCGCCGCCGAGGGTGTGACCTGCGATCCCGCCGTGCTCGACGAGATCGCCGGCAGCGCCGGCGGAGATATGCGGGCGGCGGTGAACATGCTCTACGCCGCTGCAATCGGGAAAGAGCACTTGGAGGTGGGCGACATTCACACCTCCGCAAAGGACGAGCGGTCGACCATCTTCCAACTCGTCGGGGGGGTCTTTGCGGGCCGGAGGGACGCCGACCTGCTCCGCATGGCGGTGGAGGTTGAGGATACCCCCGACGCCGTCGAGCAGTGGCTTGAGGGGAGCCTCGACCATATGCCCGACTTCGCCTCCAAAGCAAAAGGCTACGCCTGCCTGTCCCGGGCCGACGAGTACATCGGCCGGACCTACCGGCGGCAGTACTACACCCTCTGGCGGTACGCAAGCGCTGTCATGCTCCTCGGCGTCGCCGATGCCGCCGGCGGGCACGGCATCCACGGCCGCATCATGCCGCCGTCGCGCTGGCAGAAGATGGGAGCGTCGAAGAAGCAGAAGGCGATCCGGGCGGGCCTGACCCGGAAGCTCAGCGGCATGACGCATATTCCGGAGAATACTCTGCGCGAAGACTTCTTCACCGCGATCAGCATCCTCGTCGAGCAAGACCCGGCAGGATATGTCCGCGAGTTCCAACTGGATGCCGACGAACTGAACCTCTTCATCCACGACAAAGCCCGGGCCACGAAGGTGGTCAAAGACGTGGCAAAAGAGGAGAAGGCGAAGGAGAAGAAGGCCGTCGGGAAAAGCAAGAAGTCCAAAGACGACGACCCTCCCGAAGACCCCGGAGAGATGCGGCAGGACCTCCCTCCTGGCCAGGCGACGCTCTTTTAA
- a CDS encoding UPF0146 family protein — MSHYKRIERSIGEYIAARYRRAVEVGVGNNPDAARVIAAAGALALCTDIRPGIRHEGLTVAADDIFEPDLRLYEGADLIYAVRPGVEMVPPLIALAERVNCDLLVYHLGCEIYEDGGEVLDCGPVLLHRYHRRSP; from the coding sequence ATGTCTCACTATAAACGTATTGAACGGAGTATCGGGGAGTATATCGCCGCACGCTACCGGAGGGCCGTGGAAGTAGGCGTCGGCAACAATCCCGACGCCGCCAGGGTGATCGCAGCCGCCGGCGCTCTTGCCCTCTGCACCGACATCAGGCCCGGCATCCGGCACGAGGGGCTCACCGTGGCGGCCGACGATATCTTCGAGCCCGATCTCCGTCTCTACGAGGGTGCGGACCTGATCTATGCCGTGCGCCCCGGTGTGGAGATGGTCCCCCCGCTGATCGCGCTTGCCGAGCGGGTCAACTGCGACCTGCTGGTCTACCACCTGGGATGTGAGATCTATGAGGACGGTGGGGAGGTCCTAGACTGCGGCCCGGTGCTCCTCCACCGCTACCACCGCCGCAGCCCTTAA
- a CDS encoding archaemetzincin family Zn-dependent metalloprotease — MSINILWDQQAPEGIELPVARMIEMILGREAGLVEYPLLIDGYDRNRNQYDAQKILDRLQDTLTRRYEVPGPLLLVTPRDLYVNGCDFVFGLARPACSVAVVSTARLRNDYYGRVPDDGDLIDRAAKEGAHEVGHLLGLGHCDDPECVMFRPRTLDELDRKRKTLCPACRETLASWEGG, encoded by the coding sequence ATGAGCATCAATATTCTTTGGGACCAGCAGGCACCGGAAGGTATCGAGCTCCCGGTCGCCCGGATGATCGAGATGATCCTCGGACGGGAGGCCGGGCTCGTCGAATACCCGCTCCTCATCGACGGCTACGACAGGAACCGCAACCAGTACGATGCTCAAAAGATCCTCGATCGCCTGCAGGACACCCTCACCCGGAGATATGAAGTCCCCGGTCCCCTGCTCCTCGTCACACCCCGCGACCTCTACGTCAACGGGTGCGACTTCGTCTTCGGTCTCGCGAGGCCGGCATGCAGCGTTGCCGTCGTCTCGACCGCCCGTCTCAGGAACGACTATTACGGCAGGGTGCCGGACGACGGCGACCTAATCGACCGGGCCGCCAAAGAGGGAGCGCACGAAGTCGGCCACCTCCTCGGGCTCGGACACTGCGACGACCCCGAGTGCGTCATGTTCCGGCCGCGGACGCTGGACGAGTTGGACCGGAAGCGAAAGACGCTCTGTCCGGCCTGCAGGGAGACGCTTGCGTCGTGGGAAGGGGGATGA